One Halobacterium sp. DL1 DNA window includes the following coding sequences:
- a CDS encoding rhomboid family protein, whose product MATCDRCGAQESMPYQCRLCGGTYCSEHRLPENHNCPGLDSWGDPDSVFDSGFDESVDNPGGSQGSFADRLSIDTGRGGVLAYFRGNFTYLFLGLMWLTFLLQFVVAPAFGIEAFRPEWYGLFTVTTEHPLYVWTWITSVFSHGGFTHILLNSIVLYFFGPVVEQRIGSKKFAALFIAAGVLAGLAQVGASLIMNPSWWGQPLSPALNVGSAVLGASGAIASLLGVLTVLNPNLRIYLYFIIPMPLWIATALFAGYSIFVSSAGGIGAGGVAQVAHLAGLGLGLAYGAKLKREGERAPQQLQFGGGGRGPGGPGGPGRRR is encoded by the coding sequence ATGGCGACGTGTGACCGGTGTGGCGCCCAGGAATCGATGCCATACCAGTGTCGGCTCTGCGGCGGCACGTACTGCTCGGAGCATCGACTCCCCGAGAACCACAACTGCCCCGGGCTGGACAGCTGGGGCGACCCGGACAGCGTCTTCGACAGCGGGTTCGACGAAAGCGTGGACAATCCCGGCGGGAGCCAGGGCAGCTTCGCGGACCGCCTCTCCATCGACACGGGACGCGGCGGCGTACTCGCGTACTTCCGGGGGAACTTCACCTACCTCTTCCTCGGCCTGATGTGGCTGACCTTCCTCCTCCAGTTCGTCGTCGCGCCCGCGTTCGGCATCGAGGCGTTCCGTCCGGAATGGTACGGTCTGTTCACGGTTACGACCGAGCATCCGCTGTACGTCTGGACGTGGATCACGTCCGTGTTCTCCCACGGCGGTTTCACCCACATCCTGCTGAACAGCATCGTGCTGTACTTCTTCGGCCCCGTGGTCGAGCAGCGCATCGGCTCCAAGAAATTCGCCGCGCTGTTCATCGCCGCTGGCGTGCTCGCGGGGCTCGCGCAGGTCGGCGCCTCGCTGATTATGAACCCCTCGTGGTGGGGTCAGCCGCTGAGCCCCGCGCTGAACGTCGGCTCCGCGGTGCTCGGCGCGAGCGGCGCTATCGCCTCGCTGCTCGGCGTGCTCACCGTGCTGAACCCGAACCTCCGCATCTACCTCTACTTCATCATCCCGATGCCGCTGTGGATCGCCACGGCGCTGTTCGCGGGCTACTCCATCTTCGTCTCCAGCGCCGGCGGCATCGGCGCAGGCGGCGTCGCACAGGTCGCGCACCTCGCCGGCCTCGGACTCGGCCTGGCGTACGGCGCGAAACTGAAGCGGGAGGGCGAGCGCGCACCCCAGCAACTCCAGTTCGGCGGTGGCGGGCGCGGCCCCGGTGGCCCCGGCGGCCCGGGCCGTCGCCGCTGA
- a CDS encoding endonuclease V: MRVVRPEFLPDPALARQEMEALQRDLAAEATFEDDVDFDPADAAISETPDEQAGLDARDAPVVVGVDQAFLDDESVSAAVAIQDGAVVERAAGRAPLEIPYIPGLLSFREGGAIVDALESLSIDPDVLVLDGSGRIHFRQAGIATHVGVLFDAPAVGVAKNLLCGTPRSTLDDPLPEGARVAIEADGSMDAPTGTVVGYAYQSRQYPNPEKRHVNPLIVSPGHRVNAETAVDVVEATCAGYKLPEPTRLADAYADELKSGSV, encoded by the coding sequence ATGCGCGTCGTCCGCCCCGAGTTTCTCCCCGACCCCGCGCTCGCCCGCCAGGAGATGGAGGCCCTCCAGCGCGACCTCGCGGCCGAGGCGACGTTCGAGGACGACGTCGACTTCGACCCCGCTGACGCCGCCATCTCGGAGACGCCCGACGAGCAGGCGGGCCTCGACGCCCGCGACGCGCCGGTGGTCGTCGGCGTCGACCAGGCGTTCCTCGACGACGAATCGGTGAGCGCCGCGGTCGCGATTCAGGACGGCGCCGTCGTCGAGCGCGCGGCGGGCCGGGCGCCCCTCGAAATCCCCTACATTCCGGGACTGCTCTCGTTCCGGGAGGGCGGCGCCATCGTCGACGCTCTGGAATCGCTGTCCATCGATCCCGACGTGCTCGTCCTCGACGGGAGCGGCCGCATCCACTTCCGGCAGGCCGGCATCGCCACGCACGTCGGCGTCCTCTTCGACGCTCCCGCCGTCGGCGTGGCGAAGAACCTGCTCTGCGGGACGCCACGGAGCACCCTCGACGACCCGTTGCCTGAGGGCGCCCGCGTCGCCATCGAGGCCGACGGCTCGATGGACGCGCCCACGGGGACAGTGGTCGGCTACGCCTACCAGTCCCGCCAGTACCCGAACCCCGAGAAGCGACACGTCAATCCTCTCATCGTGAGCCCCGGCCACCGCGTGAACGCGGAGACCGCGGTGGACGTCGTCGAAGCGACCTGCGCGGGCTACAAGCTCCCGGAGCCGACGCGACTCGCGGACGCCTACGCCGACGAACTGAAGTCCGGGTCGGTGTGA
- a CDS encoding oxidoreductase has protein sequence MEKVALITGCSSGIGDATARSLLNEEWTVVATARDTEDIAALAEAGCDTAELDVTKPAQCENVVEDTVDQHGRLDCLVNNAGYAQLGPLEDVPTRALHRQFDVNVYGPHRLVRAALPHMRNRGDGTIVNVSSVSGRVATPGMGAYNGSKFALEGMSDALRSEVSQFGVDVALVEPGPVETSFGDRAESHVDDLDPSGVYETIYEFFEDASAVNGAGAVPPERVAEVITEAAVSPNPKARYPVARAGRYGVAARFLPDSWRDAMYGLALKYLH, from the coding sequence ATGGAGAAGGTCGCGCTCATCACTGGTTGTTCCTCGGGAATCGGCGACGCGACGGCGCGTTCGCTGCTGAACGAGGAGTGGACGGTCGTCGCCACCGCGCGCGACACCGAGGACATCGCGGCGCTCGCGGAAGCCGGCTGCGACACGGCCGAACTCGACGTGACGAAGCCGGCCCAGTGCGAGAACGTCGTCGAGGACACCGTCGACCAGCACGGCCGGCTGGACTGCCTCGTGAACAACGCGGGGTACGCACAGCTCGGACCGCTGGAGGACGTGCCGACGCGGGCGCTCCACCGCCAGTTCGACGTGAATGTCTACGGGCCGCACCGACTCGTCCGGGCGGCGCTCCCGCACATGCGGAACCGCGGGGATGGGACCATCGTGAACGTCTCCAGCGTCTCCGGCCGGGTCGCCACGCCGGGGATGGGCGCGTACAACGGCTCGAAGTTCGCCCTCGAGGGGATGAGCGACGCGCTCAGGAGTGAGGTGTCCCAGTTCGGCGTGGACGTCGCGCTCGTCGAACCCGGGCCGGTCGAAACGTCGTTCGGCGACCGCGCAGAGAGCCACGTCGACGACCTGGACCCGAGCGGCGTCTACGAGACCATCTACGAGTTCTTCGAGGACGCGAGTGCGGTCAACGGCGCGGGCGCCGTGCCCCCCGAGCGCGTCGCCGAGGTCATCACCGAGGCGGCGGTCAGCCCGAACCCGAAGGCCCGCTATCCCGTCGCACGCGCTGGACGGTACGGCGTCGCCGCGCGATTCCTCCCCGACAGCTGGCGGGACGCGATGTACGGCCTCGCGCTGAAGTACTTGCACTGA
- a CDS encoding DNA recombination protein RmuC, translating into MSQQQQRNSRSKAPQTNLYSTAVNLSEESRVPVIQTLNQALADTTDLQSQAKFAHWNVKGREFFQLHLLFDEIAETLSEHVDLLAERVTALGGQAMGTTRIAAKTSRIPEPPVEAVDDVEYIEWLADHVGHHASFLRDAIEQAAKLGDEDTADLFTEISREVDTQLYFLESHLQTEVRNQVPATMSQPQGSQSQGAGQMIGGQQGGSRSMSGSESGRSQIEIQGGAPQAMAPTQGMGQSQGIPQDVSSPISAPQGLPQDVAQPIQSTQGSLQGGSGQFRQQPQSFRPQQQGSIPPQQAQGPLPPQQQSSGQSQQGQGSLPPQQQSPSQPPQQSQGSMPPQQRGQQQPRQQQPRQQQGSQQPRRQQGSFQSPQHQQSPPRQQQRPFPSEQQGSLPPQQQSQIPPQQQGSVQPPQGQGFEQQQPMSQPTDIHGGAPAYGAASSALQDFPTRPGP; encoded by the coding sequence ATGTCACAACAACAACAGCGAAATTCGCGTAGCAAGGCGCCGCAAACGAACCTCTACTCGACAGCCGTCAACCTCTCCGAGGAGAGCCGCGTGCCGGTGATCCAGACGCTGAACCAGGCGCTCGCCGACACCACCGACCTGCAGTCGCAGGCCAAGTTCGCCCACTGGAACGTCAAGGGCCGGGAGTTCTTCCAGCTCCACCTCCTGTTCGACGAGATCGCGGAGACGCTCTCCGAGCACGTCGACCTGCTCGCCGAACGCGTCACCGCGCTCGGCGGGCAGGCGATGGGGACGACGCGCATCGCCGCGAAGACCAGCCGCATCCCCGAGCCGCCGGTCGAGGCTGTCGACGACGTCGAGTACATCGAGTGGCTGGCCGACCACGTCGGCCACCACGCGAGTTTCCTCCGGGACGCCATCGAACAGGCAGCCAAGCTCGGCGACGAGGACACCGCCGACCTGTTCACCGAGATCTCTCGTGAGGTGGACACCCAGCTCTACTTCCTCGAGTCCCACCTCCAGACCGAGGTCCGGAACCAGGTTCCGGCGACGATGAGCCAGCCCCAGGGGTCGCAGTCCCAGGGCGCGGGACAGATGATCGGCGGCCAGCAGGGCGGCAGCCGGTCGATGTCGGGCTCCGAGAGCGGCAGGTCACAGATAGAGATCCAGGGAGGTGCTCCCCAGGCGATGGCCCCGACCCAGGGAATGGGGCAGTCCCAGGGAATCCCGCAGGACGTCTCGTCGCCGATCAGCGCACCCCAGGGTCTTCCCCAGGACGTCGCGCAGCCCATCCAGTCCACCCAGGGTTCGCTCCAGGGTGGCTCCGGGCAGTTCCGCCAGCAGCCGCAGTCGTTCCGGCCACAGCAGCAGGGCTCGATTCCGCCACAGCAGGCCCAGGGCCCGCTCCCGCCACAGCAACAGAGCTCCGGTCAGTCACAGCAGGGTCAGGGCTCGCTCCCGCCACAGCAGCAGAGCCCGAGCCAGCCACCGCAGCAGTCCCAGGGCTCGATGCCGCCACAGCAGCGGGGCCAGCAGCAGCCCCGGCAGCAACAGCCTCGACAGCAGCAGGGCTCCCAGCAGCCGCGTCGACAGCAGGGTTCGTTTCAATCTCCTCAGCACCAGCAGTCGCCGCCACGACAGCAGCAGCGACCCTTTCCGTCAGAGCAGCAGGGCTCCCTCCCGCCACAGCAGCAGTCTCAGATTCCACCACAGCAGCAGGGCTCGGTCCAGCCACCCCAGGGGCAGGGGTTCGAACAGCAGCAGCCGATGAGCCAGCCGACCGACATCCACGGCGGCGCGCCCGCCTACGGCGCCGCGAGTAGCGCGCTCCAGGACTTCCCGACCCGGCCCGGCCCGTAA
- a CDS encoding arsenic transporter ATPase: protein MDELEVEAVDSLDPGVTAGTAEYVLYGGKGGVGKTTMAAATALASANEGTATLVVSTDPAHSLSDTLGVEVPARPAQVFDDRPLWAVEIDPDDALSQAGMFGQDGGFAGGMDALLGGTAGDSADDAAMMPGADEAAAMQLLLEYMDDERFDRVVVDTAPTGHTLRLLELPEVLDSMVGRMMQVRERLGGMMDGLKGMFGQGEGEDEQGFGDLDAVKERVERLRAVLTDPARTDFRVVLVPEEMSVMESERLVARLDEYGVPVGTVVVNRVMEPLADVADVPTEAFVAPNHEDCEFCARRWEVQQGALARAQDLFRGPDVKRVPLLAEEVRGERPLRVVAACLD, encoded by the coding sequence ATGGACGAACTCGAGGTCGAGGCGGTCGACTCGCTCGACCCCGGCGTGACTGCGGGCACCGCGGAGTACGTGCTGTACGGCGGGAAGGGCGGCGTCGGGAAGACGACGATGGCGGCGGCGACGGCGCTCGCCAGCGCGAACGAAGGGACGGCGACTCTGGTCGTCTCCACCGACCCCGCGCACTCGCTGTCGGACACGCTCGGCGTCGAGGTGCCGGCCCGACCCGCGCAGGTGTTCGACGACAGGCCGCTGTGGGCGGTCGAGATAGACCCGGACGACGCGCTCTCGCAGGCGGGGATGTTCGGGCAGGACGGCGGCTTCGCCGGCGGGATGGACGCGCTCCTCGGCGGGACAGCGGGCGACAGCGCCGACGACGCGGCGATGATGCCCGGCGCGGACGAGGCAGCGGCGATGCAGTTGCTGCTGGAGTACATGGACGACGAGCGCTTCGACCGCGTCGTCGTCGACACCGCGCCCACCGGCCACACGCTCCGCCTGCTGGAACTCCCGGAGGTGCTGGACTCGATGGTCGGGCGGATGATGCAGGTCCGCGAGCGGCTGGGCGGGATGATGGACGGCCTGAAGGGGATGTTCGGGCAGGGCGAGGGAGAGGACGAACAGGGCTTCGGCGACCTGGACGCCGTCAAGGAGCGCGTCGAGCGTCTGCGAGCAGTCCTCACGGACCCCGCCCGCACGGACTTCCGCGTGGTGCTGGTGCCCGAGGAGATGAGCGTCATGGAGTCCGAGCGACTCGTCGCCCGCCTCGACGAGTACGGCGTGCCGGTCGGCACCGTCGTCGTGAACCGCGTGATGGAGCCGCTGGCGGACGTCGCGGACGTCCCGACGGAAGCGTTCGTCGCGCCGAACCACGAGGACTGCGAGTTCTGCGCCCGCCGCTGGGAGGTCCAGCAGGGGGCGCTCGCGCGGGCCCAGGACCTCTTCCGCGGGCCGGACGTGAAACGCGTCCCGCTGCTCGCCGAGGAGGTCCGCGGCGAGCGCCCGCTGCGCGTCGTCGCCGCCTGTCTCGACTAG
- a CDS encoding aspartate aminotransferase: MEYEEPLFFRVMQYAARADGDVIDMVSGNPDWGSPPAVAEGLHEYADQGGAAFQYPPSDGLRELREEIASRRQVPVEQVVITNGGGGANYLAMARALERDAGDEVVMADPVYPYYPGKTTMLGGTQRFVETETDGSLDPAAVRDVVGEDTACIIVNTPNNPTGAVYDEATMTELVAIAEENDAILVSDEVYDHFDFSGEFTSALEFDSEHRIVTNSFSKSLAMTGFRVGYTIAHEQHTEPMKSRHMLTNVTSSRPPQAAVLHALRETDPDYYRESRDLLRERVATFTDALDDAGAEYTTPDGAFYVLARFPDFPGSLENTFELIDEAGVAGMPGSGFGSTRDDWLRFALVSPRVEEAADRLADYFG, encoded by the coding sequence ATGGAGTACGAGGAGCCGCTGTTCTTCCGCGTGATGCAGTACGCGGCCCGCGCGGACGGCGACGTCATCGACATGGTCTCGGGCAACCCGGACTGGGGGTCACCCCCCGCGGTCGCCGAGGGCCTCCACGAGTACGCCGACCAGGGCGGCGCGGCGTTCCAGTACCCGCCCAGCGACGGCCTGCGGGAACTCCGCGAGGAGATCGCCTCGCGCCGCCAGGTTCCGGTGGAGCAGGTCGTTATCACGAACGGCGGCGGCGGCGCGAACTACCTCGCGATGGCGCGCGCGCTGGAGCGCGACGCCGGCGACGAGGTGGTGATGGCCGACCCTGTCTACCCCTACTACCCCGGGAAGACGACGATGCTCGGCGGCACCCAGCGGTTCGTCGAGACCGAGACCGACGGCAGCCTCGACCCCGCGGCGGTCCGCGACGTGGTCGGCGAGGACACCGCGTGCATCATCGTGAACACGCCGAACAACCCGACTGGCGCGGTGTACGACGAGGCGACGATGACGGAGCTCGTCGCCATCGCGGAGGAGAACGACGCCATCCTGGTGAGCGACGAGGTGTACGACCACTTCGACTTCTCCGGGGAGTTCACGAGCGCACTCGAGTTCGACTCGGAGCACCGCATCGTCACGAACTCCTTCTCGAAGTCGCTCGCCATGACGGGGTTCCGCGTGGGCTACACCATCGCCCACGAGCAGCACACGGAGCCGATGAAGTCCCGGCACATGCTGACGAACGTGACGTCGAGTCGCCCCCCACAGGCCGCCGTCTTGCACGCGCTCCGGGAGACGGACCCCGACTACTACCGGGAGAGCCGGGACCTGCTGCGCGAGCGCGTGGCGACGTTCACCGACGCGCTGGACGACGCGGGCGCCGAGTACACGACGCCGGACGGCGCGTTCTACGTGCTGGCGCGGTTCCCCGACTTCCCCGGGAGCCTGGAGAACACGTTCGAACTCATCGACGAGGCGGGCGTCGCGGGGATGCCCGGTTCGGGGTTCGGGTCAACCCGCGACGACTGGCTCCGCTTCGCGCTCGTCTCCCCGCGCGTCGAGGAAGCCGCCGACCGACTCGCGGACTACTTCGGCTGA
- a CDS encoding competence damage-inducible protein A, whose product MREFAADPPVEETLGDALREAGHTLATAESCTGGLAGSLLTDVPGSSDYFDRGVVTYTYDAKLALGVAREALDEHGAVSEPVARQMARAVRDSAGTTWGVSTTGIAGPSGGTDEKPVGSVYVGVAYAGDWGTQSSYATVEQHVFDGDRREIKEQIARRALDAVADELETVT is encoded by the coding sequence ATGCGCGAGTTCGCCGCCGACCCGCCGGTCGAGGAGACGCTCGGCGACGCCCTCCGGGAGGCCGGCCACACCCTCGCCACCGCGGAGTCCTGCACCGGTGGCCTCGCCGGGTCGCTGCTCACAGACGTGCCCGGCTCGAGCGACTACTTCGACCGCGGCGTCGTCACGTACACGTACGACGCCAAACTCGCTCTCGGCGTCGCCCGCGAGGCGCTCGACGAACACGGCGCCGTCAGCGAACCGGTCGCCCGCCAGATGGCGCGGGCCGTCCGCGACAGCGCTGGCACGACGTGGGGGGTCTCCACGACCGGCATCGCCGGGCCGTCCGGCGGAACCGACGAGAAACCCGTCGGCAGCGTCTACGTCGGCGTCGCCTACGCAGGCGACTGGGGGACCCAGTCCTCGTACGCCACCGTCGAACAGCACGTATTCGACGGCGACCGGCGTGAAATCAAGGAGCAAATCGCCCGCCGGGCGCTCGATGCGGTGGCGGACGAACTCGAAACCGTCACGTAG
- a CDS encoding membrane protein, whose amino-acid sequence MNKGDHVLNGALLAVGLGYVLYPSGGVETLRTIAAVLIPVVLGALFPDVDTDFGKHRKTLHNLPVLALLYAFPLYFGNLQYVWVGVLTHYVLDVVGSKRGIALFYPFSPLEYGLPVGVATVSNYATFVTVVITAVELVVVAVVVHVAPDVLPSEAVNVLMRLTNVL is encoded by the coding sequence GTGAACAAGGGAGACCACGTCCTTAACGGCGCGTTGCTGGCCGTCGGACTCGGCTACGTTCTCTACCCGTCGGGGGGCGTCGAGACGCTCCGGACCATCGCGGCCGTGCTCATCCCGGTCGTGCTCGGCGCGCTGTTTCCGGACGTGGACACGGACTTCGGGAAACACCGCAAGACGCTGCACAACCTCCCTGTGCTGGCGCTGCTCTACGCGTTCCCGCTCTACTTCGGCAACCTCCAGTACGTCTGGGTCGGCGTGCTCACCCACTACGTGCTCGACGTGGTCGGGAGCAAGCGCGGCATCGCGCTGTTCTACCCGTTCTCCCCGTTGGAGTACGGCCTCCCGGTCGGCGTCGCCACGGTCTCGAACTACGCCACGTTCGTCACCGTCGTCATCACGGCGGTCGAACTCGTCGTCGTCGCAGTCGTCGTCCACGTCGCGCCAGACGTTCTCCCGAGCGAGGCGGTGAACGTGCTGATGCGGCTCACGAACGTCCTCTGA
- a CDS encoding metal-dependent phosphoesterase → MPTTRVDLHVKVLDDAVVRRAKAAGVEVLVYAPHFTRLPDIRDRAREFSDEDLLVVPGREVFTGSYRDRKHVLAVGLSEGVPDFVTLDGALAECQWQDAAVLAPHPEFLTVSLTATDICELRDRIDAVETYNPKHLSHHNQRAATLADAHAIPTFASSYAHRPSTIGEVWTEFDADIDSERALVDALKSGVDRWTEHRDGLTHRRRRLVEKLHLVYENTWEKVDRLLLSGMEPTHPRHIAYGGEFDDVAVY, encoded by the coding sequence GTGCCGACGACTCGGGTCGACCTCCACGTGAAGGTGCTCGACGACGCAGTCGTGCGTCGAGCGAAAGCAGCGGGCGTCGAGGTCCTGGTGTACGCCCCGCACTTCACGCGACTTCCCGACATCCGGGACCGCGCGCGGGAGTTCTCCGACGAGGACCTGCTCGTCGTGCCGGGCCGCGAGGTGTTCACCGGCTCGTACCGCGACCGCAAGCACGTGCTCGCGGTCGGCCTCTCGGAGGGCGTCCCCGACTTCGTGACACTCGACGGCGCGCTCGCGGAGTGCCAGTGGCAGGACGCCGCGGTGCTCGCCCCCCACCCCGAGTTCCTGACGGTGAGCCTCACGGCCACCGACATCTGCGAACTGCGCGACCGCATCGACGCCGTGGAGACGTACAACCCGAAACACCTCTCCCACCACAACCAACGCGCGGCGACGCTCGCCGACGCACACGCCATCCCCACGTTCGCCTCCTCGTACGCCCACCGCCCGTCCACGATCGGCGAGGTGTGGACGGAGTTCGACGCGGACATCGACAGCGAACGGGCCCTGGTCGACGCGCTCAAGTCCGGCGTGGACCGGTGGACGGAACACCGCGACGGCCTGACCCACCGCCGGCGCCGTCTCGTCGAGAAACTCCACCTCGTCTACGAGAACACGTGGGAGAAGGTGGACAGGCTGCTGCTCTCCGGGATGGAGCCGACACATCCGCGCCACATCGCCTACGGCGGCGAGTTCGACGACGTCGCGGTGTACTGA
- a CDS encoding acyl-CoA dehydrogenase — protein sequence MTLLSEDIVPEHARDVKRDAREFAAEHIAPNAEEYYRTGDYPWEILEAGMDAGLVAQDISEEYGGRGLDLTQVLAIAEEFYRADAGIALTLQLASFGAEMLGEYGTDEQKERFLRPVAENDQITGLAVSEPDVGSDLAGMQTTAEKDGDGYVLNGEKYWIGNGVEADWLTVYAKTADTDDRYMNYSVFAVPTDADGYEAEHIPEKMGMRASKQAHVVFDDCRIPEENLVGSEGAGFMMLADFFNHGRVVVGGHGLGLAAAALEEAWSFVHDREQFGRTISDFQAVQHGLADMRMEFEAARALNYRAARKVEAYENPGLWAAMAKTKSTEVATANAEQGMQFHGGRSNFTDRRIARVYRDVRIPVIYEGANEIQRNLIYRQSGEQ from the coding sequence CTGACTCTGCTCTCCGAGGACATCGTCCCCGAGCACGCGCGGGACGTCAAACGCGACGCTCGGGAGTTCGCGGCCGAGCACATCGCGCCGAACGCCGAGGAGTACTATCGCACCGGCGACTACCCCTGGGAGATCCTCGAAGCCGGGATGGACGCCGGGCTCGTCGCCCAGGACATCAGCGAGGAGTACGGCGGCCGCGGCCTCGACCTGACGCAGGTGCTGGCCATCGCCGAGGAGTTCTACCGCGCGGACGCCGGCATCGCGCTGACGCTCCAGCTCGCGAGCTTCGGCGCGGAGATGCTCGGCGAGTACGGCACCGACGAGCAGAAAGAGCGGTTCCTCCGGCCGGTCGCCGAGAACGACCAGATCACGGGCCTCGCGGTCTCCGAACCCGACGTCGGGTCGGACCTCGCGGGGATGCAGACGACCGCCGAGAAGGATGGCGACGGGTACGTCCTCAACGGCGAGAAGTACTGGATCGGCAACGGCGTGGAGGCGGACTGGCTGACGGTGTACGCGAAGACGGCGGACACTGACGACCGCTACATGAACTACTCCGTGTTCGCGGTGCCGACGGACGCGGACGGCTACGAGGCCGAACACATCCCCGAGAAGATGGGGATGCGCGCGTCCAAACAAGCCCACGTCGTCTTCGACGACTGCCGGATTCCCGAGGAGAACCTCGTCGGCAGCGAGGGGGCCGGGTTCATGATGCTCGCGGACTTCTTCAACCACGGCCGCGTCGTCGTCGGCGGGCACGGTCTCGGCCTCGCCGCCGCGGCGCTCGAGGAGGCGTGGTCGTTCGTCCACGACCGCGAGCAGTTCGGGCGCACCATCTCGGACTTCCAGGCCGTCCAGCACGGTCTCGCGGACATGCGCATGGAATTCGAGGCCGCACGCGCGCTGAACTACCGGGCCGCCCGGAAGGTCGAGGCCTACGAGAACCCGGGACTGTGGGCCGCGATGGCGAAGACGAAGTCCACCGAGGTCGCCACGGCGAACGCCGAGCAGGGGATGCAGTTCCACGGCGGCCGCTCGAACTTCACCGACCGCCGCATCGCCCGCGTCTACCGCGACGTCCGCATCCCGGTCATCTACGAGGGCGCCAACGAGATCCAGCGCAACCTGATCTACAGGCAGAGTGGCGAACAGTAG
- a CDS encoding transporter produces MHPYALLGLVILSELLETTALELSEGFSRLLPRVGVVAGYGAAFYLVSLTLEELPLTVVYGTWAALSVVGVAAIGVLVFDEPVDTAGVTGLALIVAGVYCVNVVSEWAPTEPAFWSVENPIQGVVSPFSLVILCQTGDRQTADGAGCVAPGATQSLSAR; encoded by the coding sequence ATGCATCCGTACGCACTGCTCGGTCTGGTGATTCTCTCGGAACTACTGGAGACGACGGCGCTCGAACTCTCCGAGGGGTTCTCCCGCCTCCTCCCGAGAGTCGGCGTTGTGGCCGGCTACGGGGCGGCCTTCTACCTCGTCTCGCTCACGCTCGAAGAACTCCCTCTCACCGTCGTCTACGGGACGTGGGCCGCGCTCAGTGTGGTCGGCGTCGCGGCTATCGGCGTCCTCGTATTCGACGAACCTGTCGACACAGCGGGTGTTACCGGACTGGCACTCATCGTCGCGGGTGTTTACTGCGTCAACGTCGTCTCCGAATGGGCGCCCACTGAGCCGGCGTTCTGGAGCGTCGAGAACCCGATTCAGGGGGTCGTTTCCCCGTTTTCGCTCGTGATACTCTGTCAGACGGGCGACAGACAAACGGCAGACGGCGCGGGTTGCGTGGCCCCGGGGGCGACACAAAGTTTATCTGCGCGCTAA
- the nusG gene encoding transcription antitermination protein NusG (Modulates Rho-dependent transcription termination): MPVFAVKTTASQEQTVASMIANREEDDIHAVLAPDALTSYVMVEADDSSIIQRVMDEIPHARSLVPGKSSITEVEHFLSPKPDVEGIAENDIVELIAGPFKGEKAQVQRIDEGKDQVTVELYEATVPIPVTVRGDQIRVLDSDER, from the coding sequence ATGCCGGTGTTCGCCGTCAAGACGACCGCGAGCCAGGAGCAGACCGTCGCGAGCATGATTGCCAACCGCGAGGAGGACGACATCCACGCAGTGCTGGCGCCGGACGCGCTCACGAGCTACGTGATGGTCGAGGCCGACGACTCCAGCATCATCCAGCGCGTGATGGACGAGATTCCCCACGCCCGCAGCCTGGTCCCGGGGAAGTCCTCCATCACGGAGGTCGAGCACTTCCTCTCCCCGAAGCCGGACGTCGAGGGCATCGCGGAGAACGACATCGTCGAACTCATCGCCGGCCCGTTCAAGGGCGAGAAGGCCCAGGTCCAGCGCATCGACGAGGGCAAGGACCAGGTCACCGTCGAACTGTACGAGGCGACCGTCCCGATTCCGGTGACGGTGCGCGGCGACCAGATCCGCGTGCTGGACTCCGACGAACGGTAG
- a CDS encoding preprotein translocase subunit SecE, whose amino-acid sequence MDVPLELSAYTRVLRLASTPSWEEFSQIAKIAAAGIFLIGLLGFLIFLLMSVVTSVI is encoded by the coding sequence ATGGACGTTCCCCTAGAGCTTTCCGCGTACACCCGCGTGCTGCGGCTCGCCAGCACGCCATCGTGGGAAGAGTTCTCCCAGATCGCCAAGATCGCCGCAGCGGGCATCTTCCTCATCGGCCTGCTCGGCTTCCTCATCTTCCTACTGATGAGCGTCGTCACGTCGGTGATCTGA